Proteins co-encoded in one Crateriforma spongiae genomic window:
- a CDS encoding tetratricopeptide repeat protein: MNRKEKIEAMLAEDPKDVFLRYSLAMELRREGQHEDSIRRLRELSRETPPYVPAFFMAAQQLADLGRIDEARTFLRDGIEQARAQNDAHAAAEMSELLASLGHLGESDESDEL; encoded by the coding sequence ATGAATCGCAAAGAAAAGATCGAAGCCATGTTGGCGGAGGATCCCAAGGACGTTTTCTTGCGCTACAGCTTGGCGATGGAACTGCGTCGCGAAGGCCAACACGAAGACAGCATCCGTCGTCTGCGTGAACTGTCGCGTGAAACACCGCCCTACGTTCCGGCGTTTTTCATGGCCGCACAGCAATTGGCCGACCTGGGTCGTATCGACGAAGCCCGCACGTTTTTGCGTGACGGGATCGAACAAGCCCGGGCCCAGAATGACGCCCACGCGGCGGCTGAAATGAGCGAATTGCTGGCTTCGCTGGGCCATTTGGGTGAATCCGACGAATCCGACGAGCTGTGA
- the recO gene encoding DNA repair protein RecO has translation MVGETSIAVVLRTVEFSETSLIVTMLSRDFGRLSALAKGARRPKGPFEGSLDLLSVCRVVVIRKPHAGLDLLTEAKLHRRFRAAEKSLQRTYAGYYVAEMLRLLTDDHDPLPELYDLTIQTLTQIDGTGNVPMALLRFDTAALKLLGNAPGLDRCTHCGSSVQPESRLSFALDAGGLVCQTCRSRQQQVISLGRETVDILRGLFNLPLDVPQADPFASRHYGPIRTLINRYLQSLLGKSPRMMPYLPNQLETEFNGRGVK, from the coding sequence TTGGTCGGTGAAACTTCCATCGCCGTGGTGCTACGGACGGTCGAATTCAGCGAAACCAGTTTGATCGTCACGATGCTCAGTCGGGACTTCGGACGCTTGTCGGCACTGGCCAAAGGGGCCCGTCGCCCGAAAGGTCCTTTCGAAGGTTCGCTTGACCTGTTGTCGGTCTGTCGTGTAGTCGTCATTCGCAAACCGCATGCGGGACTCGATCTGTTGACCGAGGCCAAGCTGCATCGCCGGTTCCGCGCGGCTGAAAAATCGCTGCAACGGACCTACGCCGGCTACTACGTCGCAGAAATGCTGCGGTTGCTGACGGATGATCACGATCCCCTGCCCGAACTGTACGACTTGACGATCCAAACCTTGACGCAAATCGACGGGACCGGAAACGTTCCCATGGCGCTGCTGCGTTTCGACACCGCGGCACTGAAACTGCTGGGCAATGCCCCCGGCTTGGATCGCTGTACGCATTGTGGTTCGTCGGTCCAGCCGGAATCACGTTTGTCGTTTGCTTTGGATGCCGGTGGATTGGTCTGCCAAACGTGTCGATCGCGACAACAACAGGTGATCTCCCTGGGACGCGAAACGGTCGACATTCTTCGCGGGCTGTTCAACTTACCCCTGGACGTCCCCCAGGCGGATCCGTTTGCTTCCCGGCATTACGGTCCGATTCGGACGCTGATCAACCGATACTTGCAATCGCTGCTGGGCAAATCGCCACGGATGATGCCGTACCTGCCCAACCAACTGGAAACGGAATTTAACGGTCGAGGCGTGAAATGA
- a CDS encoding tetratricopeptide repeat protein: MISAPQPSPILASRRRHTALTTTWSLVALACVTGCQSIPGTPTGFGEIFGRPDESMDTTAEPPARENLISQVSHTTESDIEPAAADKTTWEATQDQATSVMNFVTGREQVDHSKAKELYQQGDAEFRRASGMDRQEAQDAFLAAAKLFKRAAEAAPGTAIEQDAMMMRGESLFFADRLPDAVDVYQTLQKDFPRNRHNDRVAARLFSISRYWIDVERATEDDWFTLDLFDRTKPRLDADGNAVRVLDQIRYDDPTGRLADDATMAAAAEYIRQGKFERADEFLTDLRESFPDSEHLFLAHLMGIRCKLEVYAGPHYSALLLDEADKLVQQTRTRFPDKMRDQKYADMVARAAAEIDYLKAEKLFKRAQYRDKQKYFGAAAGYYQRILDNYPDTPFAETARERLQAVNDQPVRPAKRLSWLQNLFPDRGNNKPPLEPTYETILR, translated from the coding sequence ATGATATCAGCCCCACAACCAAGTCCGATCTTGGCGTCCCGGCGACGCCATACCGCATTGACGACGACCTGGTCGTTGGTTGCATTGGCTTGCGTCACCGGATGTCAATCGATCCCGGGGACGCCGACGGGGTTCGGCGAAATCTTTGGCCGCCCCGACGAATCGATGGACACGACAGCCGAGCCGCCGGCACGCGAAAACCTGATTTCACAAGTCAGTCACACGACCGAAAGTGACATCGAACCGGCCGCCGCCGACAAGACCACCTGGGAAGCCACCCAGGACCAGGCAACCAGCGTGATGAACTTCGTCACCGGACGTGAACAGGTCGATCATTCAAAAGCCAAAGAACTTTACCAGCAAGGTGACGCAGAATTCCGGCGTGCCAGCGGCATGGATCGGCAGGAAGCGCAAGACGCCTTTCTGGCGGCAGCCAAACTGTTCAAACGTGCCGCCGAAGCCGCACCGGGTACCGCGATCGAACAAGACGCCATGATGATGCGTGGTGAAAGTCTGTTCTTTGCCGATCGATTGCCCGACGCGGTCGACGTCTATCAAACGTTGCAAAAAGACTTTCCACGCAACCGACACAACGACCGCGTCGCCGCACGGCTGTTTTCGATCAGCCGTTACTGGATCGATGTCGAAAGGGCGACCGAAGATGATTGGTTCACCTTGGACCTTTTTGATCGCACCAAGCCGCGTTTGGATGCCGACGGCAATGCCGTCCGTGTTCTGGACCAAATCCGCTACGACGACCCGACCGGACGGCTGGCCGACGATGCGACGATGGCCGCCGCCGCCGAATACATTCGCCAAGGAAAGTTCGAACGGGCGGATGAATTCTTGACCGATCTGCGAGAATCGTTTCCCGACAGCGAACACCTGTTCTTGGCCCACCTGATGGGCATTCGATGCAAGCTGGAAGTTTACGCCGGCCCGCACTACAGCGCCCTGCTGTTGGACGAAGCCGACAAATTGGTCCAACAAACGCGGACCCGCTTCCCCGACAAAATGCGGGACCAAAAGTACGCCGACATGGTCGCGCGTGCGGCCGCAGAAATTGATTACTTGAAAGCCGAAAAGCTGTTCAAACGCGCCCAGTATCGTGACAAGCAAAAGTACTTCGGCGCCGCGGCCGGCTACTATCAACGGATCTTGGACAATTATCCCGACACGCCGTTTGCCGAGACCGCCCGCGAACGATTGCAAGCCGTCAATGATCAACCGGTACGTCCGGCCAAGCGTTTGTCGTGGCTGCAGAACCTGTTCCCCGATCGTGGCAACAACAAGCCGCCGCTGGAACCGACCTACGAAACCATTCTGCGATAG
- the lptE gene encoding LPS assembly lipoprotein LptE produces the protein MCILIQTARRRFRPTVVLWWASALIVMTIGGIGCAPYQFGNAGLFPSGIRTVHVPSVRNETFRHELGPQLHEALVREIEMRTPYKVTDSPVADSTLVCTIQSEIKHVLTETDSDDPRALDAAVVVNANWIGRGGVALMQDSVIPEKLSGITFSSDSRMVPEAGQSIDTANLENVEFIASRIVSQMESRW, from the coding sequence GTGTGCATTCTGATACAAACCGCCCGTCGTCGCTTCCGCCCCACTGTTGTTTTGTGGTGGGCCTCGGCGTTGATCGTGATGACGATCGGCGGTATCGGGTGTGCCCCCTATCAGTTCGGCAACGCGGGTCTGTTTCCTTCCGGCATCCGCACCGTTCACGTGCCGTCGGTCCGCAACGAAACGTTTCGTCATGAACTCGGACCACAGTTGCACGAAGCGCTCGTCCGTGAAATCGAAATGCGGACGCCTTATAAAGTCACCGACAGTCCGGTGGCCGACAGCACGCTGGTGTGCACGATCCAATCGGAAATCAAGCATGTGCTGACCGAAACCGACAGCGACGATCCCCGTGCGTTGGACGCGGCCGTTGTCGTCAATGCAAACTGGATCGGTCGCGGCGGTGTCGCGTTGATGCAAGACAGCGTGATTCCGGAAAAACTATCAGGCATCACCTTCAGTAGCGATTCGCGTATGGTCCCGGAAGCCGGTCAGTCGATCGACACCGCGAACCTGGAAAACGTCGAATTCATCGCTTCGCGAATCGTGTCTCAAATGGAAAGTCGCTGGTAA
- the folP gene encoding dihydropteroate synthase, with protein sequence MHWNLGRRVLDLTGVPHIMGILNVTPDSFSDGGKFNTVDLAVAAATRMRDEGADIIDIGGESTRPYADPVDADEERRRVLPVIERLAADLDIPISIDTQKAVVAREAVAAGADIINDVSGLQGDADMLDVALRCDAGICIMHMRGTPQTMQDDPTYDDVVAEIAQYLTGRRRDTVAAGIDESRICLDPGIGFGKTHEHNLQLLKATDRFVALGSPVMIGHSRKGFIGKLIGDKQADRTAGTLGVSLAVAAAGAHVIRVHDVKATRDALTLFEASGGLGSRKA encoded by the coding sequence ATGCATTGGAATCTGGGACGCCGCGTGCTGGACTTGACCGGTGTTCCCCACATCATGGGCATTCTGAACGTCACGCCCGACAGTTTCTCCGATGGTGGAAAATTCAACACCGTCGACTTGGCGGTGGCGGCCGCCACACGGATGCGTGACGAGGGTGCCGACATCATCGACATCGGTGGCGAAAGCACGCGACCTTACGCCGATCCCGTCGACGCCGACGAAGAACGCCGCCGCGTGTTGCCCGTGATCGAACGATTGGCCGCGGACTTGGACATCCCGATCAGCATCGATACACAAAAGGCCGTGGTTGCCCGAGAAGCGGTCGCCGCGGGTGCCGACATCATCAACGACGTGTCGGGATTGCAGGGCGATGCCGACATGTTGGACGTCGCCCTGCGGTGTGACGCCGGCATTTGCATCATGCACATGCGGGGCACCCCGCAAACCATGCAAGACGATCCGACGTACGATGATGTCGTCGCCGAAATTGCGCAGTACCTGACCGGGCGTCGTCGCGACACCGTCGCCGCGGGTATCGACGAATCCAGAATCTGTCTGGATCCGGGCATCGGTTTCGGCAAAACGCACGAACACAACTTGCAACTTTTGAAAGCCACCGATCGATTCGTGGCCTTGGGATCACCGGTGATGATCGGGCATTCACGAAAAGGCTTTATCGGCAAATTGATCGGTGACAAACAGGCCGATCGCACCGCAGGAACATTGGGCGTCAGTCTGGCCGTCGCGGCGGCCGGTGCACACGTCATACGTGTCCATGACGTGAAAGCCACCCGGGACGCATTGACCCTGTTTGAAGCCTCCGGCGGTTTGGGCAGCCGAAAAGCCTGA
- a CDS encoding glycosyltransferase: MRINFVITELFVGGAEKCLTELAIGLHGSGDDVRVFSIAPLPQGPQAKFVERLAGYGIDIATAGTSQPRGVAKAYTTLKRWMSAGPADICQTFLFHANVLGTHASAAATPSTVRIGGLRVAEPIRWRNWLERTAVRRMDLLVCVSNQTQAFASEHLRAKASQLRVIPNGIDVGRFADCQPADWSRWGWPRDSQVTLFVGRLHPQKGLDLLQDQIDTIAPAGSRQRLCLVGDGPLRDDLARWSESVGHDRVRVLPWQSDVAPLMKAARLLVLPSRYEGMPNVVLEAMAVGTPVVCSRVEGSQELLGHRHHEQTFAPEDAVTMARLIQRLQTDDELRQLLSGENRRVVQEQFSTVGMIEHYRQVYQDLLAARSRIR, translated from the coding sequence ATGCGGATCAATTTCGTCATCACCGAATTGTTCGTCGGAGGCGCCGAAAAATGCCTGACCGAATTGGCCATCGGACTCCATGGATCCGGCGACGACGTTCGTGTGTTTTCCATCGCCCCCCTGCCCCAAGGGCCGCAAGCCAAGTTCGTTGAACGCTTGGCAGGTTACGGAATCGACATCGCCACGGCGGGAACCTCGCAACCGCGGGGCGTGGCCAAGGCCTACACAACCTTGAAACGATGGATGTCGGCGGGCCCCGCCGACATCTGCCAGACCTTTCTATTCCATGCCAACGTTCTTGGCACTCATGCATCAGCGGCCGCAACGCCGTCGACGGTGCGAATCGGTGGTCTGCGTGTCGCCGAACCGATTCGCTGGCGCAACTGGCTGGAACGAACCGCGGTGCGTCGCATGGACCTGTTGGTCTGCGTCAGCAATCAAACACAAGCCTTTGCATCGGAGCACCTGCGTGCGAAAGCGTCACAACTGCGCGTGATCCCCAACGGCATCGATGTTGGCCGCTTCGCGGATTGCCAACCGGCCGACTGGTCGCGGTGGGGATGGCCCAGGGACAGCCAGGTCACACTGTTCGTCGGTCGTCTGCACCCGCAAAAGGGCCTGGATTTGCTGCAAGACCAGATCGATACCATCGCACCCGCCGGGTCTCGCCAGCGGCTTTGCCTGGTCGGCGATGGTCCACTGCGGGACGACTTGGCCCGTTGGTCCGAATCGGTCGGGCACGACCGGGTACGGGTTTTGCCGTGGCAAAGCGACGTTGCACCGCTGATGAAAGCTGCCAGGTTGCTGGTTTTACCCAGTCGCTACGAAGGGATGCCCAACGTGGTTTTGGAAGCCATGGCCGTTGGCACTCCGGTTGTGTGCAGTCGCGTCGAAGGCAGTCAAGAACTGCTGGGGCACCGGCATCACGAACAGACGTTTGCACCGGAGGACGCCGTCACCATGGCACGGTTGATTCAGCGACTGCAGACCGACGACGAATTGCGCCAACTGCTTTCCGGTGAAAACCGCCGTGTGGTTCAAGAGCAATTCTCGACCGTCGGCATGATCGAACACTATCGCCAAGTCTACCAAGACCTGCTTGCTGCTCGATCACGGATCAGATGA
- the acnA gene encoding aconitate hydratase AcnA, giving the protein MTFDPFGVRDSFDTGNGSATIYRLSRLEDAGLGKISQLPFSIRVLLEAVLRNCDGFQVTEDDVKNLAGWNAAAPAKAEVPFKPYRVVLQDFTGVPAVVDLAAMRSAMQRIGGDPEKINPLIPVDLVIDHSVQVDFFGDATALQHNVEIEFQRNRERYEFLKWGQQAFNNFSVVPPNVGIVHQVNLEYLARVVALKDTPDGPVAVPDTLVGTDSHTTMINGLGVLGWGVGGIEAEANMLGQPLYMLMPEVVGFELTGALPSGATATDMVLRVVEILREEGVVGKFVEFFGTGMNEMSVADRATIANMAPEYGATMGFFPVDDLTLHYLRQTGRDDAGVQLVERYCKEQGLFRTDDGPTLQYTKRLSLDLSTVEPSLAGPKRPQDRIPLNRMKDAFEASLTAPVGKTGFGLGGDDLERIGTVSDNGHSTEIKHGAVVIAAITSCTNTSNPSVMVGAGLLAQKAVERGLSVPHYVKTSLAPGSRVVTEYLDKAGLTESLNDLGFNTVGYGCTTCIGNSGPLPEPVAAAITSGDLIASAVLSGNRNFEGRVNPLTKANYLASPPLVVAYALAGTVDIDLATEPIGTDKDGQPVMLADIWPTADEVADAIRSSIDPSMFTEQYQAAVGGNDLWNAIDAAGGAIYPWDDSSTYIQHPPFLDAVKDDTVPDVSPIQGARVLALLADSVTTDHISPAGAIASDGPAGKYLQEKGVGIRDFNSFGSRRGNDRVMVRGTFANIRIRNQLAPGTEGGVTRYLPTGETMSIYDASMKYQADGTPLVVLAGSEYGTGSSRDWAAKGTMMLGVKAVIAASYERIHRSNLVGMGVLPLEFADGATWQSLGLTGEESIDIPDLSNDLEPRSTITVTATDVNGNAKSFPCVVRIDTPVELQYYRNGGILPTVLRNLTAK; this is encoded by the coding sequence GTGACTTTCGATCCCTTCGGCGTTCGTGATTCTTTCGATACCGGCAACGGTTCCGCCACCATTTATCGTCTCAGCCGGCTGGAAGACGCCGGTCTGGGAAAAATCAGCCAGTTGCCATTTTCCATCCGCGTGCTGTTGGAAGCCGTGCTGCGAAACTGCGACGGATTCCAGGTCACCGAAGACGACGTCAAGAATTTGGCCGGCTGGAACGCGGCGGCACCGGCCAAGGCCGAGGTTCCTTTCAAGCCCTACCGGGTCGTTCTGCAGGATTTCACCGGCGTTCCCGCCGTCGTCGACTTGGCCGCCATGCGTTCGGCGATGCAGCGAATCGGTGGTGATCCCGAAAAAATCAATCCATTGATCCCGGTCGACCTGGTGATCGACCACAGTGTCCAAGTCGACTTCTTTGGCGACGCCACGGCACTGCAGCACAACGTTGAAATCGAATTCCAACGCAACCGCGAACGGTACGAATTCTTGAAGTGGGGCCAACAAGCCTTCAACAACTTCTCCGTCGTCCCGCCTAATGTCGGCATCGTCCACCAAGTCAACCTGGAATACTTGGCCCGCGTCGTCGCGTTGAAAGACACTCCCGATGGTCCGGTGGCCGTGCCCGACACTCTGGTCGGCACCGACAGCCACACGACGATGATCAATGGCCTGGGCGTCTTGGGCTGGGGCGTCGGCGGGATCGAAGCCGAAGCCAACATGCTTGGCCAACCGCTGTACATGTTGATGCCGGAAGTCGTCGGATTCGAATTGACCGGTGCCCTGCCCAGCGGGGCGACCGCCACCGACATGGTCCTGCGAGTCGTCGAAATCCTTCGCGAAGAAGGCGTCGTGGGTAAGTTCGTCGAATTCTTCGGCACCGGCATGAACGAAATGAGCGTCGCCGACCGTGCGACGATCGCCAACATGGCGCCCGAGTACGGTGCGACCATGGGCTTCTTTCCGGTCGACGACCTGACGCTGCATTACCTGCGTCAAACCGGTCGTGACGATGCCGGCGTTCAATTGGTCGAACGCTACTGCAAAGAACAGGGCCTGTTCCGGACCGACGACGGCCCGACGTTGCAGTACACCAAACGATTGTCGCTGGACCTGTCCACCGTCGAACCATCGCTGGCCGGCCCCAAGCGTCCGCAAGACCGCATCCCGCTGAACCGAATGAAGGACGCGTTCGAAGCGTCGTTGACCGCACCGGTCGGAAAAACCGGGTTCGGCCTGGGCGGTGACGATTTGGAACGCATCGGAACAGTCAGCGACAACGGGCACAGCACCGAGATCAAACACGGTGCCGTCGTCATCGCTGCGATCACTTCATGCACCAACACCAGCAACCCTTCGGTGATGGTCGGTGCCGGCTTGCTGGCCCAAAAGGCCGTCGAACGTGGCCTGTCCGTGCCGCACTATGTCAAAACCAGCTTGGCCCCCGGATCCCGCGTCGTCACCGAGTACTTGGACAAAGCGGGACTGACCGAAAGCCTGAACGACCTGGGATTCAACACCGTCGGCTACGGCTGCACCACCTGTATCGGTAACAGTGGCCCCCTGCCCGAACCGGTCGCAGCAGCCATCACCAGCGGTGACCTGATTGCGTCGGCCGTCTTGTCGGGCAACCGCAACTTCGAAGGCCGCGTCAATCCGTTAACCAAAGCCAACTACTTGGCCAGCCCGCCGTTGGTCGTTGCTTACGCACTGGCCGGTACCGTCGACATCGATCTGGCTACCGAACCGATCGGGACCGACAAGGACGGTCAGCCCGTCATGCTGGCCGACATATGGCCCACCGCCGACGAAGTCGCCGATGCCATCCGGTCGTCGATCGATCCGTCCATGTTCACCGAACAGTACCAAGCCGCCGTCGGTGGCAACGACCTGTGGAACGCCATCGACGCGGCCGGCGGTGCGATCTATCCCTGGGACGATTCCAGCACCTATATCCAACACCCGCCGTTCTTGGATGCGGTCAAAGACGACACCGTCCCCGATGTCAGCCCCATCCAAGGCGCCCGCGTCTTGGCATTGCTGGCCGACAGCGTCACCACCGACCATATTTCCCCCGCCGGTGCGATCGCCTCGGACGGCCCCGCAGGAAAGTACTTGCAAGAAAAAGGCGTGGGCATTCGGGACTTCAACAGCTTCGGTTCACGCCGCGGGAATGACCGCGTGATGGTCCGTGGAACGTTCGCCAACATTCGCATCCGCAACCAACTGGCCCCCGGCACCGAAGGCGGCGTGACCCGATACCTGCCCACCGGTGAAACGATGTCGATCTACGACGCATCGATGAAGTACCAAGCCGATGGCACCCCTTTGGTTGTCTTGGCCGGCAGCGAATACGGCACGGGCAGCAGCCGTGACTGGGCCGCCAAAGGCACGATGATGCTGGGCGTCAAAGCCGTGATCGCAGCCAGTTACGAACGAATTCACCGGAGCAACCTGGTTGGCATGGGCGTGTTGCCCCTGGAATTCGCCGACGGCGCGACATGGCAATCGCTGGGGTTGACCGGTGAAGAATCGATCGACATCCCCGATTTGTCCAACGACCTGGAACCCCGCAGCACGATCACCGTCACCGCGACCGATGTCAACGGAAACGCAAAGTCGTTCCCCTGCGTGGTGCGGATCGATACGCCAGTTGAACTGCAGTACTATCGCAACGGTGGCATCCTGCCCACCGTGTTGCGAAACTTGACAGCCAAGTGA
- a CDS encoding tetratricopeptide repeat protein translates to MNALFQRRWPQAVRDAFRRPMLMALLSLVVCHVHVSSDDGVHASRIRASLSLAETKVREAGDSARAIDHVQLGDAQLRFGRVEESIHSFERAIEMRPEWKPELWQYGIALAFAQRYREGRELFEMHRRVNPHDVENAAWHFLCVAKDADLATARQLLLPAPSDPRPPMKQVLRRLAGGDDAIVVDAVRDTRSMRQRDSAQFFADLYLGLIADAEGNSAKAEQYMQAAAKTGLGHYMADVARVYAKRLTLGRAKK, encoded by the coding sequence ATGAATGCTTTGTTTCAACGGCGCTGGCCTCAGGCCGTCCGCGATGCATTTCGGCGGCCGATGCTGATGGCATTGCTATCGCTGGTTGTTTGTCACGTTCACGTTAGTTCAGACGATGGCGTGCATGCATCGCGCATTCGCGCTAGCTTGTCCTTGGCCGAGACAAAAGTGCGTGAAGCGGGTGATTCGGCACGTGCGATTGATCACGTTCAACTTGGCGATGCCCAACTGCGGTTCGGTCGCGTGGAAGAATCGATCCACAGTTTTGAGAGGGCGATTGAAATGCGTCCGGAGTGGAAACCAGAGCTATGGCAGTACGGCATCGCATTGGCCTTCGCGCAACGTTACCGAGAGGGCCGCGAGCTTTTTGAGATGCATCGTCGCGTGAATCCGCACGATGTTGAAAACGCGGCTTGGCATTTCTTATGCGTTGCGAAAGACGCCGACCTTGCGACCGCGCGTCAGCTTTTGTTGCCCGCACCGTCCGACCCCCGTCCACCGATGAAACAAGTGTTACGGCGACTGGCCGGCGGTGATGATGCGATTGTTGTCGACGCGGTACGCGACACCCGGTCGATGCGCCAACGTGATTCCGCACAGTTTTTCGCGGACCTATATCTAGGTCTGATCGCCGACGCCGAAGGGAATTCCGCCAAAGCCGAACAATACATGCAGGCGGCAGCGAAGACAGGGTTGGGGCACTACATGGCGGATGTGGCAAGGGTTTACGCCAAGCGTCTGACGCTGGGACGCGCAAAAAAATAG
- a CDS encoding DUF1559 domain-containing protein has product MNHKKRIGFTLVELLVVIAIIGVLVGLLLPAVQSAREAARRMSCSNNFKQVGLALHNYHSAFKQLPKQSGGTNNPGNRHMLNFLVPILPFMEQQPLWDQISNPIAVRHNGQPQSPPFPSMGPEVWNRNYTPWLTQVGTYRCPSDPSVPRANTEGYTNIAACIGDGIASNNHSCINDDGSIRGWCTARKGAFDRGFFETRITTKFRDMIDGLSNTIACTEICVDNGNLEVRATCVNRGQDAAFFTDPSVCEDTIDPTRPQYHLAGTNANNWGSSQRKGMRWTDGRPVLGSVTTIMPPNGVSCAWSGDGSDTMNSAGSYHPGGCHVVLGDGAVRFISESIDAGDKTAPSPNWPTGNPGTPPGSASPYGVWGALGTRAMRESVEVP; this is encoded by the coding sequence ATGAACCACAAGAAACGCATCGGCTTCACGCTCGTGGAGCTATTGGTCGTCATTGCGATCATCGGGGTTTTGGTCGGCTTGCTGTTGCCGGCCGTTCAGTCCGCTCGTGAAGCGGCACGTCGAATGAGTTGCAGCAATAATTTCAAGCAAGTCGGCTTGGCGTTGCACAACTATCATTCGGCATTCAAACAGCTTCCAAAGCAAAGTGGCGGGACCAACAATCCGGGCAACCGTCACATGTTGAATTTCTTGGTTCCCATTTTGCCGTTCATGGAACAGCAACCGTTGTGGGACCAGATTTCTAATCCGATTGCGGTTCGTCATAACGGCCAACCACAAAGCCCACCGTTCCCGTCGATGGGTCCGGAAGTTTGGAATCGGAATTACACGCCCTGGTTGACGCAAGTCGGTACCTATCGTTGTCCCAGCGATCCCAGCGTGCCACGTGCCAACACCGAAGGCTACACCAACATTGCTGCCTGCATCGGTGATGGAATCGCCAGCAACAACCACTCATGCATCAACGATGACGGCTCGATCCGTGGCTGGTGCACGGCACGAAAAGGCGCATTCGATCGCGGATTCTTTGAAACCCGTATCACGACCAAATTTCGCGACATGATCGACGGGCTAAGCAACACCATCGCGTGTACCGAAATCTGTGTCGACAATGGCAACTTGGAAGTCCGTGCGACTTGCGTGAACCGTGGCCAAGACGCCGCGTTCTTCACCGATCCGTCGGTTTGCGAAGACACCATCGATCCGACGCGACCGCAGTATCACTTGGCGGGCACCAACGCCAACAACTGGGGTTCGTCACAGCGTAAGGGGATGCGTTGGACCGACGGTCGCCCCGTCTTGGGCAGCGTCACCACAATCATGCCACCCAACGGCGTCAGCTGCGCGTGGTCCGGTGACGGTTCGGATACCATGAATTCGGCGGGCAGCTATCACCCGGGCGGATGCCATGTCGTGCTGGGCGACGGTGCGGTGCGATTCATTTCCGAATCCATCGATGCGGGTGACAAGACGGCTCCCTCGCCGAACTGGCCGACCGGCAATCCTGGCACGCCGCCGGGATCCGCCAGCCCGTACGGTGTCTGGGGTGCTTTGGGGACACGCGCAATGCGTGAATCCGTCGAAGTTCCCTAA